From Haemorhous mexicanus isolate bHaeMex1 chromosome 2, bHaeMex1.pri, whole genome shotgun sequence, the proteins below share one genomic window:
- the FILIP1L gene encoding filamin A-interacting protein 1-like isoform X2, translating into MVVDEQQRLTEQLNQQSEKIQELTASTEQAHEKLTFAEAKIQEEKQRSSRLEAEIHAQSSKISQDQEAMMAKLTNEDSQNRQLRLKLTTLSRQIDELEETNKSLRKAEEELQDLRDKINKGECGNAALMTEVEELRKRLLEMEGKDEELTKMEDQCRELNRKLEQEASQSKNLKGEVDKLNKRIMELEKLEDAFNKSKQECYSLKCNLEREKILTKQLSHELDGLKARVGELEAIESKLEKTEFTLKEDLTKLKSLTVMLVDERKSMGEKIKQTEEKLQAATSQLQVEQNKVMSVTEKLMEESKKALKSKSDAEEKMSSVTKERDELKNKLKAEEEKGSDLVSKVNILSKRLQSLEDVEKEFLKSKRKESTKSSTSLQQENNIIKELSQEVERLKQKLNEMKSVEDDLMKTEDEFESLEQKYISEQDRARLLSEELEAVKMELARYKLTEKAESNQERLFKKLKEEEAKSSHLSREVDALKEKVHEYVATEDLICHLRGDHTVLQKKLLQQENKNRELAREMESLTKELERYRSFSKNIRPGLNGKKIPDVQVFSKEIQTDPADNEPPDYKTLMPLERTVINGQLYEDSDNEEEQTASFKSNSSTANAANKKLWIPWMRSKESHPQNGKIHTKQNGNCAQTGDLVLSHTPGQPLHIKVTPDHRQNTATLEITSPTTESPHSYTSTAVIPNCGTPKQRITIIQNASLTPVKSKAGEGYMTPEHVISPITMTTTFARSQTPESCGSLTPERTMSPLALPGSSSQEQTLSSEPLEMGAKQAVFRVSPDRQSSWQFQRSNSTGSSVITTEDNKIHIHLGSPYVQALTASKPISPCNAVQDNRTPALANGLPTKPTNKITSSITITPTATPLPRQSQITVSNVYN; encoded by the coding sequence ATGGTGGTGGATGAACAGCAAAGACTCACTGAGCAGTTGAATCAACAAAGTGAAAAAATTCAAGAATTAACCGCTTCTACAGAACAAGCACATGAAAAGCTGACTTTTGCTGAAGCAAAAATTcaagaagagaaacagagatCCAGCAGGCTAGAGGCTGAAATCCACGCCCAGAGCAGTAAGATTTCCCAAGACCAAGAAGCAATGATGGCCAAACTAACCAATGAAGACAGTCAGAATCGCCAGCTCCGGCTAAAATTAACGACTCTAAGCCGGCAAATTGATGAGCTGGAAGAGACCAACAAATCATTACGAAAAGCAGAAGAAGAACTGCAAGACCTAAGGGATAAGATAAATAAGGGAGAGTGTGGCAACGCTGCACTTATGACTGAAGTAGAAGAACTACGGAAACGACTGCTGGAGATGGAAGGAAAAGATGAAGAGCTCACAAAAATGGAAGATCAGTGCAGAGAACTTAATAGAAAGTTAGAGCAAGAAGCATCACAGAGCAAGAACCTTAAAGGGGAAGTGGATAAACTTAATAAAAGAATTATGGAGCTGGAGAAATTAGAAGATGCTTTCAACAAGAGTAAACAGGAATGTTACTCCCTGAAATGCAacctagaaagagaaaaaattttaacaaaGCAGTTGTCCCATGAGCTGGATGGTTTAAAAGCTAGAGTTGGCGAGCTTGAAGCAATTGAAAGCAAGTTAGAAAAAACAGAGTTTACACTTAAAGAAGATTTAACAAAGCTGAAGAGTTTAACAGTGATGCTTGTGGATGAAAGAAAAAGTATGggtgaaaaaataaagcaaacagaagaaaagctgcaaGCTGCAACTTCTCAGCTTCAGGTGGAACAAAATAAAGTGATGTCAGTTACAGAAAAACTGATGGAGGAAAGTAAAAAGGCACTGAAATCAAAGTCTgatgcagaggaaaaaatgtcCAGTGTTACAAAAGAAAGAGATGaactgaaaaacaaactcaaagcagaagaggagaaaggaagtgATCTTGTTTCCAAAGTGAATATTCTAAGTAAAAGACTTCAGTCTCTGGAAGATGTTGAAAAAGAGTTTCTTAAAAGTAAACGTAAGGAGAGTACTAAATCTAGCACCTCcttgcagcaggaaaacaacATAATCAAAGAGCTTTCTCAAGAAGTTGAGAGGCTTAAGCAGAAGCTCAATGAGATGAAGTCAGTAGAAGATGATCTTATGAAAACTGAAGATGAATTTGAGTCTCTAGAACAAAAATATATCAGTGaacaggacagagccaggctcctctCAGAGGAGTTGGAGGCTGTGAAAATGGAATTGGCGAGGTATAAATTAACGGAAAAGGCAGAGTCCAATCAGGAGCGCCTTTTTAAGAAACTCAAAGAAGAGGAAGCTAAATCGAGTCACCTTTCCAGAGAAGTAGATGCACTGAAAGAGAAAGTTCATGAATATGTGGCAACAGAAGACCTAATCTGTCACCTGCGAGGTGATCACACAGTCTTACAGAAGAAACTCCtccagcaagaaaataaaaacagggaGTTAGCAAGAGAAATGGAGAGCCTCACAAAAGAACTGGAGAGGTACAGATCCTTCAGCAAGAACATCAGGCCTGGTCtcaatggaaagaaaattccaGATGTGCAagttttttctaaagaaatccAAACAGATCCAGCAGACAATGAACCACCCGATTACAAAACCCTCATGCCTTTAGAGCGAACAGTCATAAATGGGCAGCTCTATGAAGACAGTGATAATGAGGAGGAACAAACAGCGTCTTTCAAAAGCAACTCATCCACTGCAAATGCCGCAAACAAAAAATTATGGATCCCTTGGATGAGGTCCAAAGAGAGCCATCCTCAAAATGGAAAGATACACACAAAGCAAAACGGAAACTGTGCACAGACTGGAGATCTAGTGCTAAGCCATACACCTGGCCAACCCCTTCACATAAAAGTAACTCCAGACCATAGACAGAACACAGCAACCCTTGAAATAACCAGTCCTACCACTGAAAGCCCTCACTCCTACACAAGCACAGCAGTTATACCCAACTGTGGCACTCCAAAGCAAAGAATAACCATTATTCAAAACGCCTCCTTAACACCTGTAAAATCAAAAGCAGGAGAAGGTTACATGACCCCAGAGCATGTAATTTCTCCTATTACTATGACTACTACTTTTGCAAGATCTCAAACTCCTGAATCATGTGGTTCTTTAACTCCTGAAAGAACAATGTCCCCTTTGGCTTTACCTGGCTCAAGTTCTCAGGAACAAACACTCTCCTCAGAGCCTTTGGAAATGGGAGCCAAGCAGGCTGTTTTTAGAGTATCCCCAGACAGGCAGTCATCATGGCAGTTTCAGAGATCTAACAGTACAGGATCAAGTGTAATAACTACTGAGGATAACAAGATCCACATTCATTTAGGAAGTCCTTATGTCCAAGCTCTCACCGCTTCCAAGCCCATCAGCCCTTGCAATGCAGTGCAAGACAACAGAACTCCAGCACTAGCTAATGGCCTACCCACTAAGCCCACCAATAAAATCACCAGCAGTATTACTATCACACCAACAGCCACTCCTCTTCCACGGCAATCACAAATTACAGTAAGTAATGTCTATAACTGA